The region GCCAAGGTGTCTAAGCCAAACGGGTAAAGTCATTCCCGAATCAAGATTTTTTTGACAAACGAGGCCGCATCGATTCACGTGTTTGGTTAAAACACCTTGGCTGTCATCCGGGGCATGCGGCTTGGTTTTTTGTAAACAAGCATTTTTCCTGAATTATTGAAGCCGCCGGAAATCGGGAAAACCCGGAaaaatgagcaataaaaaggtaaaagtgGAGGCCGAAGACGATGAGGATCGTCGCATGGACACTAAAAGCGATAGCGATGACTCGAGTGACGAGGAGAACGAGGAAGCCGTTGAGGGAGATGAGGTTCGTTGTCGCCCCCGCCGGGTCCGTGAAAAGTGGCGGCTTCGGTTGCTTATCACTTCCTTTCGTTCTCAGGGCATTACAGTGGATTTTGAGGGCAGAAACCCGATCGACCCGGACCTGGACGGGATTAAGCAGATGCTCGGTCAACTGTTCGTGAAGGCACACATCGACTTGAGCGAAATGGCGAGCGCGATCATCGGTAAGTGAGTTTGGAAGTGTGGTTCTAAAGTCCCAAATAACCCGGGAATCTTTTCAATCAGGACAAAACTACGTCGGTAGTGTGCTGAAACAATCGtacaacgatgacgaagaagatgacgacgaggataTGGACATGGATGATCCGTGCCAGGTCGTGTTTGGCGTAACGACGGTCATCAACCTGAGGAACAAGCAGGACTTGAATTCCATCCGCCAACTACAGAAGATGATCTTTGAGAAGGCGGAAAAGTACGCCACAGAGCTCGTTTTGCAGCAGTTCCGGGAAGCGCTGGAAAGCGGCAACAAGACGACGGGCTTGCTGATCAACGAACGCTTCATCAACATCCCCGCCGCCGTAAGCGTTCCGATGTGCGAGAACCTACTGAACGAGATGGAACGGGCCCGCTCGAAGGGCATGCCGTACAGCTTCGATTACTACCTGATGTTTGTGAAATACTATCAGCAAGCGGCCTCCGGTGATAAACCGGCAGAGGTGATCTATTCCAATGACGAGGAGGAGTATTTCATTAAGGAATCGCTGGCCAGCTTCGACTACTCGGTCCAGAAGGAAACGACCACGGCTTTGGCCGGCCAGTGGCagaagaaggacgaagaaCTGCAACCATTCCGGAAGGTGCTTCTCATCGAGGCGAGCAAACTGCCGGGCATTATCACGACCATCAAGAATTTAGTATCGTCCGCGGCCAACAAATAAACAGAAGGAATAAtttctgtttcacttttcttttccctctttgCATGAGTGTGATTTCCCCTTaactgtgtgcgcgtgtgtaagAATAAAACTGGATCATGTTCCTGCAACGAATTCTGATTCTCGGTTGGTTTCGGATCTGATTTACGGATTTTAACCCTTTTGTGATCGACGTGGATGTTGAGGGTTAACATGCGGAGAgtttggattgttttggttCGACACACACACGCGTGATCCGGCGAGTCAGCAAGTTCTGAGTTGTTGGTGCAAGTGGGGgtatttgtgcaaaaaaagTGTGTAATTGGTGGCTCAGAGCCCAAAAAGGTGAGCTTAAAGACGCCGGCATGTTGTCCTAGGTCCGGGTGTCCGTTGGGGGGCGTCCGGGAGTCCGTGGGGGGTCGATTTCATGGAGGTGGTTCTGCAAAAACCGCATCACTCATTAACCCTTCGGTGCAGAGCGCGACCGTCGATCTCCGGTTTCAATGCGGCGGCATAAAGGGAAGTTTTGTTAAGGTACCGAGGGGCAGAATGTAAAGTAAAATAGCCGATGGGAGTCACATAATTCTGCGAAGGTGACTAAAGCTGAGTAAAATACAATTTGCAATAACAATTGCCACAGGCCTATGATTCATAATAATACGATCATGTGCGGCGGCATGTGGATTAATGCGTGTTTTTAACTTTCGTGAGGGCACGAACGTTCTTGCGAGGTCATAGCCTCTATCCGATGAGTACTGGCGATTCTAAAGAACGGAAGAATTATTCATTGTATGCTGTGCTACCATATTACCACTCAACACGCTTGGTGCTACTTGATCACATTaagacacgacacgacaagAGTATAAAGTACCATCAATCCCGCTATCAATTGTGTACTTAGTGATAGCAGCGCGAGCAGAACAGTCGCACTGGCGCTATCAATCATTAAACGCTAGCTATTCATCGTGCATTATCTTCTGACTTCGGGTCTGGTGCCATTTACAGATTATCACCACCGAGTGGATCCGTTGTTGCTAACAGTTGGAGCGCAGAAGTGGCAGCATTCGCAGCTAGTATCCGACAATGGGCGTCGAAAGGTAAGATTAGATCAGTAATGTTACACTTTCCCAGTACATCGTGGTTTTTACTTAGTGATCGATACGCCCCCGTGTTCTTTCTGGTGCAATCATTCTACTCGCCCCGCAGACGGATGCGCGGCTTTGTCTGTAATTTTCGTCGATTCCGTTATGGAAAAATGAGCCATTAACGGTTTCTAGAGGTCTAACTGTGTGTCGGGAAGCCAGCCGGCGGGAAATTTCgccgaaatggaaatttattgcttCGCATTCCTCTCCCTGTTCCAGAGAGTGTAGAGAGATGGATTGAACCAGACCAAAGCGGTAGGGCATTGATCTACTGCTCATCCAGCGCCAGACTCTGGCGTGGCTGCTGTTCGCTGAACAGCTGATCGACGGTCAACGACCGAGACAGTTGGGGAATCAAATCGGGCCCCATACTGTAGCCCGTTGTCTGCTTTATTCTTGAGCATTAATGGAATGTTTTAGGAAGCTTTACGTTTCGAGTGTTAAAAAGAATATTTTGCTAAATTCACACAGGAacgtttcgtattttttttaaatttaactCATTAAATTGCGCAACTACGGAATTACGTGACGCATATCTTTGAAATTaccattttttgctgttgatcATACGTAATTTTACGATCAAATAGGTGCGCGCTGTGTTCTACATCGCCCAAGCGAAACTCCAAAAAGTGTGCTCCAGCGAAGAAGGCCTCTATGCAGATGGCGTGACTCGATCAGATGATTCGTTGCTTTGTGCGTCAAGATCCACTTTCTACATCCTCCAGCGATAGCACAGCTCAATGGGGCCTGCTCGCTTTGGACTCTGGCCGCTTAAAGAACAGAGCAAACGACAATCGTCCAGcgaccacgatcaccacgaaCTACGGTGTAAAATGAACGACCGGTAAAATCGTGAAATGTACCGTTAAGCAAACTACGCAGCTACCCCCGTCCCCCCACTCGGTGCAGCACTCCCCTTCTCTGCTGCCATTCGATCTCAGCTGACCGAACGGCACTTCGGTTCTCGTGGGCCTGGGGCCGAGGGTCTCCTCTGCGTCTCGCGGTGCGTCAGTGTCTGTCCGCGCCGGtatatattttattattattgtgaAGGAACGCAATCAAAGAACGAACGCAGCAATGAGCCCCGTTGCCCGCGCGAGGGCAATGGTCGCGGGCGGCAAGACCCAGAAGAGAGTCCATGCGGAGCCGCGGTAGAGGAAACAGGGGGGAAAAGCAGCTGGGGGGGTCGTGAAGAATGAAGGCGTCTTGGCAGAAGAAGATATTCCTAACCTAGTTTTTCTGTTTCCTCTCTTCTGTCCGTTGGCCTGTCGGTGGGGCGAGGCGATGGGGCAACGAAagggtgccccccccccccccccccctccaacggccgtgaagaagaaagacCACAATGCTCGGTACTTgaccggtggaggcgcattTTACGGAGGGACTGTGCATCATCGCAGTAAGCCGAGAGGGACGGCCgctcttgttgctgttgttggttggtgctatTACTTTTTGATGCCCAGAACCGTCCGGTGATAAAAGGGTAATTGGTTGCGCGCAGACACGGAAGCGCACCGGCGATCGTAGGATCGTGGCCTCATGGTGGAAGGGCAAGAAGTGAGGATCTGCTCATTTCCGAACCTGGATGTCGTCGTTTGCGGTGGCTCTTAATCCCACCGGAGAGGATCAAGTTTACATTGAATAATAGGGTGGtagggtggtgatggtgatcaggtggtgtgctgctgtccTCCCCTAGACTCAAGTGCACCGAGTACCGAGTgaccacgagagagagagagagagagagagagacaacggAGGGGCGAGACACACTCTGTTCGCAATCGGTCTGACGATCTTCgcgagagcaacagcagcagcacccgtgccgtgccgtgccatgccgtgccgtgcagacaacagcagcagaaaggcggtgggtggtgggaggtgttcttcgtttcgtttaccGTTTTGCCGTCGGTTTCGTGATTCGTTCCTTGAACTTCGACGACGTTGACCTAGATTTTTCACTGCTGTGCTCTTGCTTTGAACTGTTTCGCCCTGCAGCTATCTGCCGTGCCGGTTGCAGCCGGTAACCTCGCTGGAGCGATCGGTACTCCAGCGCGATCACTATGATACGATCTGCGTGATCGATGGCAGTGGGGCGGATTTGGCCCGAGCCTCACCATCCCTGGGCTCACTGTTTGCCGAGCAGCGATCGTTCGATGGCGCATTCGAATCGGAACTCAGCTGCTTCCGGTGCAGCGATCTTGACTGCCGCATCGTTTACAGTCCGGTTGGTGAGCTGTCGGATTTCGACGATGTGCGTCGGTTCGCCGAGGCCGCTCAAGCTGCCCTGGGACGCGCGATCAAAGCCGGTGCCAAGCAGCCACTCCTGGTGCTGCCCAATTCCGTCGGACGGTTCGGTGATGCGGCCCTCGTAGCGCTGCTGGGCGCTCTGCACAAACTGTACGtgccgctgcagctgcgaGAGGATGTCCCGGAGAAGAGCCATCGGTTCCGTAGCCTTGGTGTGTACCATCCGGATGCGGGGCAGGTGAAGGGATTGCTGCGTACCGTGGAAACGCTCGAGAATGGTCGCTTCGTGGCGCGAGACATCGGTGGAGGTGATCCGGAGCGTATGGCACCGCCACGTGTGGCCGAGTACGTGCTGCAAGCGTTCGCTAATGGGCCGATCAAGGCGACCGTCATCGAAGATCCGCACGTCTTCGAGCGTGAGTACCCGCTGTTTCAGGCTGTGAACCGGGCGGCCGGAACCGTGAAGCGTCATCAGGGACGCATCATCTTCCTCGAGTACAAACCACCGAATACGGCGCGCAAAACGGTGGTACTGGTAGGCAAGGGTGTGACGTACGATACCGGCGGTGCGGACATTAAGGCCGGGGGCATAATGGCCGGTATGAGCCGGGACAAGTGTGGCGCGGCCGCAGTGGCCGGTTTCATGAAGGTGgtcgagcagcaacaaccagcgGATGTCCATGTGATCGGTGTGCTCTGTATGGTGCGCAACTCGGTCGGTGAAGAGTGCTACGTTTCGGACGAAATGATTACGTCGCGGGCTGGAGTGCGCATCCGGGTCGGCAACACGGACGCCGAGGGACgcatggcgatggcggacGCTTTGTGTCAGATGAAGGAACGTGTGGTCAACGAACGGCTCCCCGATCCGCATCTCTTCACGATCGCCACCCTGACGGGTCATGCTGTGCTTGCGGTTGGCTCCAATGCGATCGTGATGGACAATGGACCGGCTCGTGAGGCCGGGCACGGATTGCGGCTACAGCAGGAGGCAGAAAAGATCGGCGATCCGTTCGAGGTGTCGATCTTGCGTAAAGAAGACTTCGATTTCCATAAGGGCAAGTGCTACGGCGAGGACGTTCTGCAGGCCAACAATCTTCCCTCCAGCAGAACACCGCGTGGTCATCAGGTAAGGTTCTATGGCGGATGATGGTTCGGCATCGGCAAACACCCGCACTGATAACGgaacattttttgtttcttctgcaGGGTCCGGCTGCATTTTTGATGTTGGCCACCGGACTGGACCAATGTGGGCTCAAGTCTGCCTATCCGATCAAGTATTCTCATCTGGACATTGCGGGAAGCGCTGGCGATGTTCCCGACACTCCGACCGGATCGCCGATACTTGCCCTCGCCCGTACCCACCTGTAGTGAGGTTGTACTGTGGCGATGCTGGTGACCCTCCCtcaaacatcacgttccagTGCTAAACACTGAGTTATCCTTTTGCCAATTGGATTTGCCAATAAAGCTCTatcccggtgatggtgatcgtaTTCACTTCGAGTAGTTTCTGTATTACACTATTCGCTGCTTTACAACTTCCTCCGATCATAGCTCAAAGGATTGAAATGGCGTCCATTGAACTCACAAATTCCGCAATGCGGGGGggtccactggtggtggtacatcGTAAAGTTCCGCCGGATGACAATTTCCGCGTTGAGCTCGAAATTCTCGTTCTCGTGCACAGCATCCACCCCGCCGTCCACACCGCCAGCGTCCCGTGTTGCGTTCCCGTGTGCGAAATCGTGGCGAACAGCGCAGCACCTAACGGTGCATGATAGCTTGTCGTGGGTTGGTTCTCCGGTTAGCCCGGCACGGGCACGCGATGCATGACGAATCCTTACGTCTCTGCATGTGCGATGCAGAAAACAAGACAGAATAGAGCAACGGACTGCTCGCTCGTGCGCCCGGGTCTGGGAAACAAAGAAGCAATCCCCGTTCGGTCGCTGCAGGAgccattttcctcccattccGTGTGACCCCCTCGTGACCGGGCAGTGCGGCGTTCAAACCGTGGGAGTGACGTCGTGGGCAAGGGCAGATGTGAAAAGCCCCAgtctggatgctgctggaagggCTGAAAGGCGCTGGTCTTTGGCCGCGAAGGAAAGAGCGAGATGTCTACAAACCCGCTACAAGCAGCAAGCGGACCATCGGACCCCGGGGTTCCGTTAGGTGATCGAAAAGACCAAAATCGCGGAGCGGAAATAATCTGTtggctcactcgctcgcgttACACCTTTCGCCACcattccagctgctgctgttgctggtcgtTGTTGGTGAAAGTGGTGCAACATCGCTGCAAGGTTCATTGAACGCGGAAATTGAACCCCCGGCGAATGGAAAGCAGGAATACAAAACCCACGATGCCAGTCAGGGACCCTAGCGggggcagcggcagcagtcagtcagtgctTCGGACTAATGGGTGGGGTGCGTCTTAAGTGgttgagtgagcgagcgagtatgTGGAAGTGCTTTAGTTTGAGCACGGATCGGGCGAGGTCCGGACTCGCGGATACTTCAAAACCGGAACCGTCCATCAGCCCCGTTTGATGCCCCGTTCGCTTCAAAGCGGAATGATCATTTTGGCTTCAGATGCTGCATGCGGTGCATCGCAATCTGCCATCGAAGGATCACGTCCGGTAGGCCCCGCGGGGAGGTGATAAACCGCTCACCAAAagccgtgtggtgtgttggttgCTTTCTAATGGCTGCTTGATTGGAAGAGCGATTCCCGTCTGTATGACCTCCGTCGGAAGTGATTGGCCTGGGCGAGGCAACCCAACCCACACCGGGCCTCTGGTCCATGTTTCTTGGTGGACATAACGTTACTTTTTGACCCCTGGGTTCTTCCGATCCAACACAGTGAACGGGTTCTTGCTAGGcaaccgagagaaagagagagagaactgcaTCTCGAGCTTCTTCCATGCGATGCACAAAGTAGGCCAGCCCGCCGGGGGGTGTTTGTCCGTTCTCGAAGGGTCAAGTCATTGCCTTTACGCGGCCTGAAGGAAGCGGAATGAGCTAACATGCATTAAGGTTTTTGCAATTACCAATCGAATCGCACCACTCGTGCGATGTCCATGCAGGACGGGAACGCTATCACAGAATCTTCTTCACGAAGCACAAGCAAGCCATGAACTAGCGCCCAACCtgcactctctccctccgcAGCGTGGCCCTTGGCGTGGCCCTTTCGCTAATGATTtatacgctctctctctctctgtgcccgCGAGAGGAGCCTTTGGCCAGTGCGACGAACCCTGGCACCAGTGGGGCCAAAACAAAGAACACAGCTTCTTGCCCCTGGCCCTGGGGCATTAGATCGCACCAATCATCTCGGGAGGAAGCGAAAAGAGGGCTTAGAATTATGTAACATACCGCGGGCCCCCTCTCGCGAGCCGCGCCCATGGAGGAAGCGAGTGCAAGGGTACACCCCCGGGTGCTCCCGGGCTGGGAGCGGGCTCCATAAAAGGTCCGATGTCGATTCTTGGGATCTAACGGGTCCGTCCTAGGCGTCTGCTGGCGCGCATTGCCAATGCCGGCAAATGCAAACatctcttcgctcgctcgctaaggtcgcggtcgtcgtcgtcgtcgtcgtcagcgtgaTCCACGATCTCAGATCTCTCATCCACACACAGAGGGGGGGATCTGAGAACCGGCGATCATACGTGTGCCGTAGATGGgtataattttaattaaagaggcgaaaggagaagaaaaaacgaccacagcgacgacggcgacgacggcgacgacgactacgatggCCACGGTGTTGTGGCttggcgaagaaaaggaaagaaaggtaACCGGCTCGGAGTCCGTGGCGGCTGGTTCCATGTCTGACCAGATCGAGCCCCCCTCGGACCTCGGAGTGGGCATGGGAGATTGAAATATTGTATGCGGAAGCTGCAGCACTCCGAAAGCCGCGACGGTTGCACGCCGCAACGGACACTGCGGGGCCGTTGGAGCTGAGGTTAGCTACCCTATGCCAACGCGGGGGTAGGGTCTCGTGTGGATGGCCCTTTGCAGCTCACAGAACTCTCACCATGGACACGGTACGTGGCGGTACGTCCTGGTATGGGGCTTGCTTTAATATCAATAAATTTATGGCAAAACAAGATGATTATAGACATTGTTGCTTTATGGTGTTGCGCTTGGTGGCCAAGATGGGGTGTACCGGCCGAGAGTGGGAtttctggagctgctggaatgTCCCTACTGAAACCGGACACATGGCACGGCATCCAGGGGCCATTCGTTAGCATCGTAATGCATTAGAAGTTTAGATATAAATCTGCTCTACCttgccgatgatgctgattaCTGTGCTCTGCATTGAAGATCCTCAGAATACCGATTAGTAGACGAGTTAGAGAGCTCAAAATCTTCGCTCACTCGAACAGGAAGTGTGTCCCGATGGCAGCTGTTCGGTGTACAGCCTCCGATGGTAGGCTTCTCCCCGGGGTGTGTCTTTCATCAGACGCAtcgtttcccccctttttttttttgacgctCAATTTCATCTCGTCATCTGGTTTCAGTATCATTTGCCCACTGAACTGTGTTTAGTAAACATTTGTCAAACCCTGAGattgacgaaacggaacggagctgcgctggaaggaggaaacaaaaaaaaaaaagagttggCAATAATCCTAGACGATCGTCGCGATCGACAGCTGTGGCCGGGGAAATCGAGAAGcatgctccatgctccatgATCGTCCGGTGCTATTTATATGACATCCTTTGGGAGCAGGAATCGAGACCATCTTGGAGGGCTCGTCgcacgaaaaaaacaaattaaacaaaaaaaaaactgaagagGTAAAATAAAGAGGCTGACCAAACGCGTGGTGCCTGGAGCattgctaaaaaaaaatgtgcggGACACGAGATGTCATCTAAGATCGCCATCAACGCGAACCATCTTGCACGGCATGGCCTACTGGAGCGTGAAGAAGCAATCGATGAAGCTCGCTGGTGGAAACCTTCAAACAGCGATCGGAAGACGGCGTAATCTGACCTCAACCGGACGTTAGCGTTCACCTCGGGACTTCGCGACGCATCAGCACACGGGATGGCGACGAATTTTGCAGGATGCAGGGCATTCTAGATAGCGATCGACGGTACGATCGATGTAAGAATGTCGCCACCGTGCCTCGCACGCGATGATCAAAAGATACTGCCACTACCGGCTAGGAACTAGATCGCGCAGCCTATGATGAGACCAAACGcagacaacagcaacagcaataaaaaaaaataaataaagaagaaCCTACCCCATGGCCAGGGAGAACAGGGGAGGGAGAAAGAATGGCCAGATGAGCGCAGACGGCATCGCGATCGGTGAAAGGCGGGGAAAACGGTTCTCGCGAATGTTGAAGAGGAGCTAGAAGGCCAATGACCCGCACCTAGCAGTGACCTACTAACATCGGCTCCGGGCCGAGAAGGAGTGCGTTCACCTcagctcatcgtcgtcgttgccgtcgccgtggtcgtgatcgtggccgtgatcgtcgtcgtccgcgtcgtgCTCAGCAACCAGAATCATTCTGGGaagggcgggcgggcggccgGCGGCACTGGGAATGCTGATGATCGAACGGGTGAGGAAAACTCGCCACACTGTTTCCATCCAACGTTCTCTCCATGGGGCGCGCGCTCCATGTGAACCCGCTAGTTCTGCTGCTCTCCGGTCTCCTCAATAACCTTTTCTTGTGACTTGCGTTCGCTGCGATGCTCTTGCTCGGTTGCGCCCTGCAGACCACCAGAACCAGTGATACCACAAGAACGATAAGTggccacagagagagcgagagagagagagagagatgcgagAAGGAGAATGAATCCGAAAGATCGGGCCTCACTTCGCTTGTCCGATCCGAGAAGAAGCAagaacggtgacggtggaaagGTTCTACCGCACGCGGCTCCCCATTCCGGAGTGAGCGGCGGCGTCCAGAGTCCAATGGGTGGTGCTCTCACAGCTGAgattgcacgcacgcaccccccCACAGCACCCGAGAACTCGTTGAGCACTTGATCGCCTTCCAAGGCGCGCATCCAGTAGCTTCATCCCCAGCACAAGCATCCCTCGTATGCACCTCGTAGCGCGATGGagtgcagtggcagcggcagtggccgGTGGAAACGAAGACATGGatgaacaccaccaccccaccattGCCCCATTGTGCCCTCATGATGATCGCTCCACCAAGCGGTTATTATGTAATACGATGCATCTTACGCGCCAAGGGGGCTCTCTGAGCGCTCCCTGTTTGCCTCGGGCGGCTGGCTGGAGGAAGATGCATACGGAGAAGCggatattttgaaaaaataagaTCTTTGACTGCAACCGGGTGGAGACATGACGGTTTGGGTGGCGTTTCCATCAACATTTGTTCGCGTACATCggatcggtttgttttggttctaCCTTTTGCTGCAGAATGCGCTGCTTCGTTGCAATTCACCGGAGTTTGAATGAGAGGAGATGAAACATATGTTATCGCGGATCTGCTATCACCCCATGATCTGATCTGTGGTGCTGCCAGTAACATTAATAAACTGTTTAGATACTGTTTAATGTTGAGAAATGGGTCCGCCTATCACACAAGAGAAGAATCCGCTCTTCACTAAAAGATCATTATCCATCAGATGATCGATCATATATCCATCAAGAGAGCTCAATGGGGGCCACTAGACGGGGGGATGGCCCTAAGTGTATCGAAATGTTGTCCACTTTTTCGACGCGTGAGGGCATTgaccggactggactggactggcggGAGAGTCGCGAGCTGCGTGGCGTAGCAGCGATTGAACCGGGCgaccagccggccggctggccggttcGAGAGATCGAGGATGAGTAGTGCAGAGCGGAGGAGCCATCCCCCGGAGAAGGCGGAAATAGGTGGAGTCACTGTCTGTCCCGGCAATCGCCTCCCCCCGGGTAGGTGGCGTGGACAGTGCCGATGCTACAGAAGCGGACAAAGTGAGAGtatttgtgcgtgcgtgccccaCACACAtgcccagagagagagagagagagagtgagaaagagagcaaagcGTGTgctgaaaagtgttttttcgaatatttttttttttttggggggaaatgCGAAGAGACTCCCCTCGCCGGCGAGAAGGGGATGAGAACTAGCCGAATGTGGTGGAGTGATGGGAACCAGCTGTGTGCCCCTGTGCGTAGAGCTCGCGATCGGAACCTGTCCGACTGAACGAGCGACTGACAGAAACCGATGGAGATGATTGGAGCCGTGGAGCAGGAGGATGCGTACACGCGTTACGCGGCTGATCTCCCTGAACCATTACGAATCTCGCGGATCAGAAATGGCACACACCGCACCCATACAGACGGGGGCGCGTTGGCAACGATAAGGTGATTGGCAATGAGTGATGCAAAGATTAGAAGATCAAATTCGTTTCGCTCTATCTATCATCTATAAAGAATGTAAAAGGGAAACAGAGCGATCGATC is a window of Anopheles aquasalis chromosome 2, idAnoAquaMG_Q_19, whole genome shotgun sequence DNA encoding:
- the LOC126581249 gene encoding protein BCCIP homolog, which codes for MSNKKVKVEAEDDEDRRMDTKSDSDDSSDEENEEAVEGDEGITVDFEGRNPIDPDLDGIKQMLGQLFVKAHIDLSEMASAIIGQNYVGSVLKQSYNDDEEDDDEDMDMDDPCQVVFGVTTVINLRNKQDLNSIRQLQKMIFEKAEKYATELVLQQFREALESGNKTTGLLINERFINIPAAVSVPMCENLLNEMERARSKGMPYSFDYYLMFVKYYQQAASGDKPAEVIYSNDEEEYFIKESLASFDYSVQKETTTALAGQWQKKDEELQPFRKVLLIEASKLPGIITTIKNLVSSAANK
- the LOC126581760 gene encoding putative aminopeptidase W07G4.4, giving the protein MGVESYLPCRLQPVTSLERSVLQRDHYDTICVIDGSGADLARASPSLGSLFAEQRSFDGAFESELSCFRCSDLDCRIVYSPVGELSDFDDVRRFAEAAQAALGRAIKAGAKQPLLVLPNSVGRFGDAALVALLGALHKLYVPLQLREDVPEKSHRFRSLGVYHPDAGQVKGLLRTVETLENGRFVARDIGGGDPERMAPPRVAEYVLQAFANGPIKATVIEDPHVFEREYPLFQAVNRAAGTVKRHQGRIIFLEYKPPNTARKTVVLVGKGVTYDTGGADIKAGGIMAGMSRDKCGAAAVAGFMKVVEQQQPADVHVIGVLCMVRNSVGEECYVSDEMITSRAGVRIRVGNTDAEGRMAMADALCQMKERVVNERLPDPHLFTIATLTGHAVLAVGSNAIVMDNGPAREAGHGLRLQQEAEKIGDPFEVSILRKEDFDFHKGKCYGEDVLQANNLPSSRTPRGHQGPAAFLMLATGLDQCGLKSAYPIKYSHLDIAGSAGDVPDTPTGSPILALARTHL